A window of Holophagales bacterium contains these coding sequences:
- a CDS encoding type IV pilus twitching motility protein PilT, whose protein sequence is MSGPDAGSASARIDSLLRVVLEKKASDLHLACGSPPMIRVDGDLVRMKWRAVQEDDFENLLHPITPTAVWEEWARSGDGDFAYAMGDKARFRVNLFRQEHGPGAVLRMIPPRVLTVEDLGLPEQVAAVGRTLRGLVLVTGPTGSGKSTTLAALIDRINQTKSYHIVTIEDPVEFVHVSKSSIMTHRELGPDTPTFTAALKAALREDPDAILVGELRDLETMRMALHAAETGLLVFGTLHTNSASKAVDRLIDGFPSEEQEQVRIVLSEVLKAVVAQLLLRKKGGGRVPAFEVLRGSAALANAIREGKTSTIASLMQTGRQHGMVSMDQYLAELVVQDLVDATEASEKAADKDYFRSLVEKRRAGEIQ, encoded by the coding sequence ATGAGCGGCCCCGACGCAGGGAGCGCGAGCGCCCGTATCGATTCCCTCCTGAGGGTCGTCCTCGAGAAGAAGGCCTCCGACCTCCACCTCGCCTGCGGCTCGCCGCCGATGATCCGCGTCGACGGGGACCTCGTGCGGATGAAGTGGCGCGCCGTCCAGGAGGACGACTTCGAGAACCTGCTCCACCCCATCACACCGACGGCCGTCTGGGAGGAGTGGGCCAGGAGCGGCGACGGCGACTTCGCCTACGCGATGGGCGACAAGGCCCGCTTCCGCGTGAACCTCTTCCGCCAGGAGCACGGCCCGGGGGCCGTCCTGCGGATGATCCCGCCGCGTGTCCTGACCGTCGAGGACCTCGGCCTTCCCGAGCAGGTCGCCGCCGTCGGCAGGACGCTCCGCGGCCTCGTCCTCGTCACCGGGCCGACCGGCTCGGGCAAGTCGACGACCCTCGCCGCGCTCATCGACCGGATCAACCAGACGAAGTCGTACCACATCGTCACGATCGAGGACCCGGTCGAGTTCGTCCACGTCTCGAAGTCCTCGATCATGACGCACCGCGAGCTCGGCCCCGACACGCCGACCTTCACGGCCGCGCTGAAGGCCGCCCTCCGGGAGGACCCCGACGCGATCCTCGTCGGCGAGCTGCGCGACCTGGAGACGATGCGGATGGCCCTGCACGCCGCCGAGACCGGACTCCTCGTCTTCGGTACGCTCCACACGAACTCGGCCTCGAAGGCGGTCGACCGCCTCATCGACGGTTTCCCGTCCGAAGAGCAGGAGCAGGTGCGGATCGTCCTTTCCGAGGTCCTCAAGGCGGTCGTCGCCCAGCTCCTCCTGAGGAAGAAGGGAGGGGGGCGCGTGCCGGCGTTCGAGGTGCTGCGCGGATCGGCGGCGCTGGCGAATGCCATCCGGGAAGGAAAGACGTCGACGATCGCCTCGCTGATGCAGACGGGCCGCCAGCACGGAATGGTCAGCATGGACCAGTACCTGGCCGAGCTGGTCGTCCAGGACCTCGTCGACGCGACCGAAGCCTCGGAGAAGGCGGCCGACAAGGATTACTTCCGGTCTCTCGTCGAAAAGCGCCGAGCCGGCGAGATCCAGTAG
- a CDS encoding PAS domain-containing protein, with protein sequence MTPDASRPPVQGWIREVRRFVVGGLVFVLFLAGASLLGIRSATVWALRQNALRMEAEIRAVAELSADPSGSPRAFGSDPRVASLLRGHGALQAAVFDAKGTLLSQAGFLPAAPLAPVRLDPEEIPPGALPLLTRSRIGQTPALAAAIRVDGGTRVMRVLYDASSVAAAERMMTVFTVAIPAGAIFLGLLVAPLLKRLLDPLEVLAETARGAEGLVGEEASPEGPRAALATFRRTVDELRRRTGELEEMRKSAEARADALAVTSQTLVRSHPGGLLVVEASGRLAEANPAARELLGLPDSPLGQPASSSLAEWPPIADATARALTGEPTLGREAMRGDATAGRQLAVTAVPVVDAAGTLLGALVFLEDRTAVKRLERELSFRRELASLGEMSAGIAHEFRNATAAILGYARLAGTADDPESRQRHLGRIRAEAEHVARVTGDFLLFARPERLQRTAVDVATLVEEVVAEGRATTPKVSFSVEGALPELDADAALLRRALVNLVRNAAEAAGEGGRVLVRGEETPDGGLLLAVDDSGPGVAPEAVPKLFVPFSSTKADGTGLGLSLVAKIASLHGAGVSAGRSDALGGASFRISFPPGALPRS encoded by the coding sequence GTGACCCCCGACGCGTCCCGCCCACCCGTCCAGGGCTGGATTCGCGAGGTCCGGCGCTTCGTCGTCGGGGGGCTCGTCTTCGTCCTCTTCCTCGCGGGCGCGTCGCTCCTCGGCATCCGCTCCGCAACGGTCTGGGCTCTTCGTCAGAACGCGCTCCGGATGGAGGCCGAGATCCGCGCGGTGGCGGAGCTGAGCGCCGACCCCTCGGGATCTCCGCGGGCGTTCGGCTCGGATCCCCGCGTCGCGAGCCTCCTCCGCGGTCACGGGGCTCTTCAGGCCGCCGTCTTCGACGCGAAGGGAACGCTCCTGTCACAGGCCGGCTTCCTCCCGGCCGCCCCCCTCGCGCCGGTTCGGCTCGACCCGGAGGAGATCCCGCCCGGAGCCCTTCCGCTCCTCACCAGATCGCGCATCGGCCAGACGCCGGCGCTGGCGGCAGCGATCCGCGTCGACGGGGGCACCCGGGTCATGAGGGTCCTGTACGACGCCTCGTCCGTCGCCGCGGCCGAGCGGATGATGACCGTCTTCACCGTGGCGATCCCGGCCGGGGCCATCTTCCTCGGGCTCCTCGTCGCTCCGCTCCTCAAACGCCTGCTCGATCCTCTCGAGGTCCTGGCCGAGACGGCCCGCGGGGCCGAAGGCCTCGTCGGGGAGGAGGCGAGCCCGGAGGGCCCGCGAGCCGCGCTGGCCACGTTTCGCCGCACCGTCGACGAGCTCCGGCGCCGGACCGGCGAGCTGGAGGAGATGCGCAAGAGCGCGGAGGCCCGCGCCGACGCCCTCGCGGTCACATCGCAGACGCTCGTGAGGTCCCACCCGGGAGGGCTCCTCGTCGTAGAGGCCTCGGGCCGTCTCGCCGAGGCGAACCCGGCGGCCCGCGAGCTCCTCGGCCTGCCCGATTCCCCGCTCGGCCAGCCGGCGTCGTCGTCGCTCGCCGAGTGGCCCCCGATCGCCGACGCCACGGCCCGCGCCCTCACCGGCGAGCCGACCCTCGGCCGCGAGGCGATGCGCGGGGACGCCACTGCCGGCCGGCAGCTCGCGGTGACGGCCGTCCCGGTCGTCGACGCGGCCGGGACGCTCCTCGGCGCGCTGGTGTTCCTGGAGGACCGGACGGCGGTGAAGCGGCTGGAGCGGGAGCTCTCGTTCCGGCGGGAGCTCGCTTCGCTCGGGGAGATGTCGGCGGGCATCGCCCACGAGTTCCGCAACGCCACCGCGGCCATCCTCGGCTACGCGCGCCTGGCAGGGACCGCGGACGACCCGGAGTCGCGCCAGAGGCACCTCGGCCGCATCCGTGCGGAGGCCGAGCACGTCGCCCGCGTCACGGGGGATTTCCTGCTCTTCGCGCGGCCCGAGCGTCTGCAGCGGACGGCCGTCGACGTCGCGACGCTCGTCGAAGAGGTCGTCGCGGAGGGGCGGGCCACGACCCCGAAGGTGTCGTTCTCGGTCGAGGGCGCCCTGCCGGAGCTGGACGCCGACGCCGCCCTCCTGCGTCGGGCTCTCGTGAACCTCGTCCGCAACGCTGCCGAAGCAGCGGGGGAGGGCGGCCGGGTCCTCGTCCGGGGCGAGGAAACGCCGGACGGCGGGCTGCTCCTCGCCGTAGACGACAGCGGCCCCGGGGTGGCGCCGGAGGCCGTGCCGAAGCTCTTCGTCCCGTTCTCGTCGACGAAGGCCGACGGCACCGGTCTCGGCCTCTCGCTCGTCGCGAAGATCGCCTCCCTCCACGGGGCAGGGGTCTCGGCAGGGCGCTCCGACGCCCTCGGCGGCGCCTCGTTCCGGATCTCGTTTCCTCCGGGGGCCCTCCCCCGGTCCTGA
- a CDS encoding prepilin peptidase — MRPEEVLVLPFVFALGAILGSFANVCIHRLPKGESVVSPRSRCPGCRTPIAAWDNVPVVSWLLLCGRCRSCRTPISPRYPLVEALVGAIFLAAAVLHGLGPVALSGAILATAAVILAATDLDARVLPDEVTLGVLGLGLVLALWRDAAAVRVAGPTALASHFLPALAGAAFGAALVWGVGAAYRLVRGAEGMGMGDVKMIAMIGAFAGPGGVLLTLFGASVTGTVIAGVPALLRNLSWRAAFGRARSSAATARREAGRRGVLVSPEGRIVEGGPRWREIPGVASPGETLSTAGPVARPVAAFVRLALRRAASGRTTSFGRLAVEDETGDFFRVLAARGEAVPGGLLVLLSRVDVPFGVFLAVASVAVWQWGGLALDLLSGGLPIPGRELLP; from the coding sequence TTGAGGCCGGAAGAAGTCCTCGTCCTTCCGTTCGTCTTCGCTCTCGGAGCGATCCTCGGGTCGTTCGCGAACGTCTGCATCCACCGCCTGCCGAAGGGCGAGTCCGTCGTCTCCCCGCGCTCGCGCTGCCCCGGGTGCCGGACGCCGATCGCCGCATGGGACAACGTCCCCGTCGTCTCGTGGCTCCTCCTCTGCGGACGCTGCCGTTCCTGCCGGACGCCGATCTCGCCCCGGTATCCGCTCGTCGAGGCGCTCGTCGGGGCGATCTTCCTCGCGGCCGCCGTCCTCCACGGCCTCGGGCCGGTCGCGCTCTCCGGTGCGATCCTCGCCACGGCCGCCGTGATCCTGGCCGCCACGGACCTCGACGCGCGCGTTCTCCCGGACGAGGTCACCCTCGGGGTGCTCGGGCTCGGCCTCGTCCTCGCGCTCTGGCGGGACGCGGCCGCGGTGCGCGTCGCAGGGCCCACCGCCCTCGCGAGCCACTTCCTTCCGGCCCTCGCGGGGGCGGCCTTCGGAGCGGCGCTCGTGTGGGGCGTCGGGGCCGCCTACCGTCTCGTGCGCGGGGCCGAGGGGATGGGGATGGGAGACGTGAAGATGATCGCCATGATCGGAGCGTTCGCCGGCCCCGGCGGCGTCCTTCTCACTCTGTTCGGCGCCTCGGTCACAGGGACCGTCATCGCGGGTGTTCCAGCGCTTCTCAGAAACCTCTCGTGGAGGGCCGCTTTCGGCCGGGCGCGTTCGTCTGCGGCGACGGCCAGGAGAGAGGCTGGCCGGCGCGGGGTGCTCGTGAGCCCCGAGGGCAGGATCGTCGAGGGCGGGCCGCGGTGGAGGGAGATCCCGGGCGTCGCCTCCCCGGGCGAGACGCTCTCGACGGCAGGTCCGGTCGCACGCCCGGTCGCGGCCTTCGTCCGGCTGGCGCTCCGCCGGGCTGCGAGCGGCAGGACGACGTCTTTCGGACGGCTCGCGGTCGAGGACGAGACCGGCGACTTCTTCCGGGTCCTGGCGGCGCGGGGCGAGGCGGTCCCCGGCGGCCTCCTCGTCCTCCTCTCGCGCGTCGACGTCCCGTTCGGCGTCTTCCTCGCCGTGGCGTCGGTCGCCGTCTGGCAGTGGGGCGGTCTCGCCCTCGACCTCCTCTCGGGCGGCCTTCCCATCCCGGGGAGAGAGCTCCTGCCGTGA
- a CDS encoding YfhO family protein: MTVDPRGEKAARSVALRGAAVGLLLAGALLGPALANGGVPARGDLPDFFWPMKAYTAERWANLEIPLWNPLSGAGEPWLAQLQSGALYPGDLPFLLGWREGALLGIALHLVLAAGGMAFWLWGLGASRAAALLAGGLYAGGGAFLSLVPVYNNACTAAWLPWLFAGARRIAVGRSRGAGFAVSVAGAFLAGEPAVAAVGSAAAIGMALFAGAEGEAPEARHGPGTIAPRIALALLAGVALAGAALLPFGALLQSSERRARTTREEAVARAVGPSDLADLVSAPRPEATRVESQGRGGYLVTLALGPLPLLLAAGAGAGLPGRRRLLAGLALLAGTGVLLSLGTSGLLVPVLFDTGIFRGIRYPARWFILPHLAIALAAGAGLDGWLWGRFGRAEPEGSAVADGEEARDASARSRVALVALAGGIAVVLLVATLAWFHPDARVSRDQGRTVAGAAAALFGIGALALARGRSDSSRQGAATFVAVLALVPLPWLAGEALASVPASAVFVPPRALAGRATGPEAGRVFAPAGHDRTLALRWKFDRDAAWGEGTVRRAITALAGYTNLFHGIASASSASPIGDPRTERLVGAALAGGDAARILALLNVQQVLSPFPVEARGFRPAGQAEALYLYEVERAFGRAFLPPLSRVATDDEAFEALRSPGFDAGRTALVAPPPEGTRLPRPRPSGSWVVARVLTDGPEGAVLATTASAASLLVLTRTWDPGWIARVDGVPAPVLRAQLALLAVLVPPGEHRVEITYRPVSFRIGLGLSAAGLLGVLALALAGPPGGRGR, encoded by the coding sequence ATGACCGTCGATCCCCGGGGAGAGAAGGCCGCCCGCTCCGTCGCCCTGCGGGGCGCGGCCGTCGGACTCCTCCTCGCCGGCGCCCTCCTCGGACCGGCGCTCGCGAACGGGGGCGTACCCGCGCGGGGAGACCTGCCCGACTTCTTCTGGCCGATGAAGGCCTACACCGCCGAGCGCTGGGCAAACCTCGAGATCCCCCTCTGGAATCCCCTGTCGGGCGCGGGAGAGCCGTGGCTGGCGCAGCTCCAGAGCGGCGCCCTCTACCCGGGCGACCTGCCGTTTCTCCTCGGCTGGAGGGAGGGCGCCCTCCTCGGTATCGCCCTCCACCTGGTTCTTGCGGCCGGCGGAATGGCGTTCTGGCTCTGGGGCCTCGGCGCCTCGCGCGCCGCGGCCCTCCTGGCCGGCGGCCTCTACGCCGGCGGCGGAGCGTTTCTCTCGCTCGTGCCCGTCTACAACAACGCCTGCACGGCGGCCTGGCTCCCGTGGCTCTTCGCCGGTGCGAGGCGCATCGCCGTCGGCCGTTCCCGGGGGGCGGGCTTCGCGGTGTCGGTGGCTGGCGCGTTCCTCGCCGGTGAACCGGCGGTCGCGGCGGTGGGGAGCGCGGCCGCGATCGGCATGGCGCTCTTCGCGGGGGCCGAGGGCGAGGCGCCTGAAGCGCGACATGGCCCGGGGACGATCGCGCCGCGGATTGCACTGGCCCTGTTGGCAGGTGTCGCGCTCGCGGGCGCAGCGCTTCTTCCTTTCGGCGCTCTCCTGCAGAGCTCCGAGCGCCGGGCGCGGACGACCCGGGAGGAAGCGGTCGCGCGGGCCGTCGGGCCGTCCGACCTCGCCGACCTCGTTTCGGCTCCTCGACCGGAGGCGACGCGGGTGGAGTCGCAGGGCCGCGGCGGATATCTGGTCACGCTCGCTCTGGGGCCACTGCCGCTGCTCCTGGCGGCCGGTGCCGGCGCCGGGCTGCCGGGACGCCGCCGCCTCCTCGCGGGCCTCGCGCTCCTCGCGGGAACGGGTGTCCTCCTCTCTCTGGGAACGTCGGGGCTTCTCGTGCCCGTTCTCTTCGACACCGGCATCTTCCGCGGGATCCGGTATCCGGCTCGATGGTTCATCCTTCCTCACCTGGCGATCGCGCTGGCGGCTGGGGCAGGGCTGGACGGGTGGCTCTGGGGGCGCTTCGGGAGAGCGGAGCCGGAGGGGTCAGCCGTCGCCGACGGCGAGGAGGCCCGGGACGCGTCGGCCCGGAGCCGCGTCGCCCTCGTCGCGCTCGCGGGCGGAATCGCGGTCGTCCTTCTCGTTGCGACTCTCGCCTGGTTCCATCCCGACGCCCGGGTGTCACGGGACCAGGGCCGGACCGTCGCGGGCGCCGCGGCGGCGCTCTTCGGCATAGGCGCGCTCGCCCTCGCGAGAGGGCGTTCGGATTCCTCGAGGCAGGGAGCAGCGACGTTCGTCGCGGTCCTCGCACTCGTTCCTCTTCCCTGGCTCGCGGGCGAAGCGCTCGCGTCGGTACCAGCCTCGGCGGTCTTCGTACCTCCTCGCGCCCTCGCGGGCCGGGCGACGGGGCCGGAAGCCGGCCGCGTCTTCGCGCCGGCCGGCCACGACAGGACGCTCGCGCTCCGCTGGAAGTTCGACCGGGATGCGGCCTGGGGAGAAGGAACGGTGAGGCGCGCCATCACGGCGCTGGCCGGCTACACGAACCTCTTCCACGGCATCGCGAGCGCCAGCTCCGCCTCGCCCATCGGCGATCCCCGCACGGAACGGCTCGTGGGCGCGGCCCTCGCAGGGGGCGACGCGGCACGAATCCTCGCGCTCCTGAACGTGCAGCAGGTCCTCTCTCCCTTCCCGGTCGAGGCCCGTGGGTTCCGTCCGGCGGGGCAGGCGGAGGCTCTGTACCTATACGAGGTGGAAAGGGCGTTCGGCCGGGCCTTCCTGCCGCCCCTGAGCCGCGTCGCCACGGACGACGAAGCGTTCGAGGCCCTGAGATCGCCCGGGTTCGACGCCGGCCGAACCGCGCTCGTCGCGCCCCCTCCCGAAGGAACGCGCCTCCCTCGGCCTCGCCCATCGGGAAGCTGGGTCGTCGCCCGGGTCCTCACCGACGGGCCCGAGGGAGCCGTGCTGGCGACGACGGCCTCCGCCGCATCGCTCCTCGTCCTCACGCGCACCTGGGACCCGGGCTGGATCGCACGCGTGGACGGAGTGCCGGCCCCGGTCCTTCGGGCACAGCTCGCCCTCCTCGCGGTGCTCGTACCGCCGGGCGAGCACCGGGTCGAGATCACCTATCGCCCCGTCTCCTTCCGGATCGGGCTCGGCCTCTCGGCCGCGGGCCTCCTCGGCGTGCTCGCCCTGGCGCTGGCGGGACCACCCGGAGGGCGCGGGCGTTGA
- a CDS encoding phosphoribosylglycinamide formyltransferase: MEGAPYVAPVPWFALPARLAVLLSGRGSNFEALSDACARGDLPAQIVLVLADRADAAGLEKARARGLRAQLEQRRPGEPRAAYEERLAVHLVAAGTDLVCLAGFMRVLSPAFVARFERRIVNVHPSLLPAFPGLQAQEQALEHGVKVAGATVHLVDAGTDTGPIAGQEAVAVLPGDDVQSLSARILAAEHRLYPATIDRLLAGGWAVSGRRLTFPA, translated from the coding sequence TTGGAGGGCGCCCCGTACGTCGCGCCCGTCCCCTGGTTCGCGCTCCCGGCGCGGCTCGCGGTCCTGCTCTCGGGTCGCGGCTCGAACTTCGAGGCCCTGTCGGACGCGTGCGCGCGCGGCGACCTGCCCGCGCAGATCGTTCTCGTCCTCGCGGACCGGGCGGACGCCGCGGGCCTCGAGAAGGCCCGTGCGCGAGGCCTTCGGGCGCAGCTCGAGCAGCGGCGTCCGGGTGAACCGCGTGCCGCCTACGAAGAGCGCCTGGCCGTGCATCTCGTCGCCGCGGGTACGGACCTCGTCTGCCTCGCGGGGTTCATGCGCGTCCTCTCTCCCGCCTTCGTCGCCCGCTTCGAGCGGCGGATCGTGAACGTCCACCCCTCACTCCTGCCGGCCTTTCCCGGCCTCCAGGCCCAGGAGCAGGCGCTCGAGCACGGTGTGAAGGTGGCGGGCGCGACGGTCCATCTCGTCGACGCGGGCACCGACACGGGGCCGATCGCGGGCCAGGAAGCCGTAGCGGTCCTCCCGGGCGACGACGTCCAGAGCCTCTCGGCCCGCATCCTCGCTGCCGAGCACCGTCTCTATCCCGCCACGATCGACCGTCTCCTTGCGGGGGGCTGGGCCGTCTCTGGCCGCCGTCTGACCTTTCCGGCCTGA
- a CDS encoding phosphoribosylformylglycinamidine cyclo-ligase, with product MAAVARAKEAIRSTFTPGVVGDVGGFGGLFRPDFAGMEDPLLVASADGVGTKIRVAIAAGVHGTVGQDIVNHCVDDILVQGARPLFFLDYVATGRMRREVIAEVIGGVAAACRENGCALLGGETAEMPGMYADGDYDLAGTIVGVVDRPKLLDGSRVVEGDILLGLASSGLHTNGYSLARMLFFERLGLSPHDRVAELGTTVAEALLAVHRSYLKPLLPLVQDGLLSALSHVTGGGFPDNLPRVLPEGLRAVVEPGGWEWPALFRFIRDKGSVAEDEMLRVFNCGVGMVLFVAPAHLAEVTLRLAQAGETVLAVGRVESGPRGVRFA from the coding sequence ATGGCGGCCGTCGCCCGCGCGAAGGAAGCGATCCGCTCGACGTTCACTCCCGGCGTCGTCGGCGACGTGGGGGGCTTCGGAGGACTCTTCCGGCCCGACTTCGCGGGGATGGAAGACCCGCTCCTCGTCGCCTCGGCGGACGGCGTCGGCACGAAGATCCGCGTGGCCATCGCCGCCGGCGTGCACGGCACCGTGGGGCAGGACATCGTCAACCACTGCGTCGACGACATCCTCGTACAGGGGGCCAGGCCCCTCTTCTTCCTCGACTACGTGGCCACCGGACGGATGCGCCGGGAGGTGATCGCGGAGGTCATCGGGGGCGTCGCGGCCGCGTGCCGCGAGAACGGCTGCGCTCTCCTCGGCGGCGAGACGGCCGAGATGCCGGGGATGTACGCCGACGGCGATTACGACCTCGCCGGGACGATCGTCGGGGTCGTCGACCGGCCGAAGCTCCTCGACGGCTCGCGCGTCGTCGAGGGAGACATCCTCCTGGGCCTCGCTTCCTCGGGCCTTCACACGAACGGCTACTCCCTTGCCCGGATGCTCTTTTTCGAGCGGCTCGGCCTGTCACCGCACGACCGCGTCGCCGAGCTCGGAACGACCGTCGCCGAGGCCCTTCTCGCGGTGCACCGGAGCTACCTGAAACCGCTCCTGCCGCTGGTTCAGGACGGGCTCCTCTCCGCCCTCTCGCACGTCACCGGAGGCGGCTTTCCCGACAACCTCCCGCGCGTTCTCCCCGAAGGCCTTCGGGCCGTCGTGGAGCCCGGGGGATGGGAATGGCCGGCTCTCTTCCGGTTCATTCGCGACAAGGGGAGCGTGGCGGAGGACGAAATGCTCCGGGTCTTCAACTGCGGTGTCGGGATGGTCCTCTTCGTCGCCCCCGCCCACCTTGCCGAGGTCACGCTCCGGCTCGCACAGGCGGGCGAGACGGTCCTCGCGGTCGGCAGGGTCGAGAGCGGTCCTCGCGGCGTCCGCTTCGCGTGA
- a CDS encoding amidophosphoribosyltransferase — protein sequence METDGFREECGVFGIYGHPDAANLTYLGLYALQHRGQEAGGIAAWNGKRIVFERGMGYVADLFDEARLARLPGRSAVGHVRYSTAGGSLLENAQPIVYNTNKGPLAIAHNGNLVNADELRAELEAEGSIFTTTSDTEVLLHLMARSRAESLVEALRDTLARVRGAYSIVLLAGEKVLAARDPQGFRPLTIGRLGDAWLVASETCAFDLLDAEPLRDVEPGEIVILDAGGVASSSFAMGRRTAFCIFEHVYFARPDSTVFHRSVAESRRAFGRRLAREHAVAADVVVPVPDSGIFAALGYAEESGIPYGMGLVRNHYVGRTFIEPKQSIRNFGVKVKLNPVRSVVGGKRIVLVDDSIVRGTTSKKLVRLLKSAGATEVHMRISSPPTTNPCHYGIDTPQRRELIAATKELEEIQAFIEADSLGYLSLDGMLQAFGKGEGETCAACFSGRYPVPFVAALEQQPLFGEDDVHAPAGRDGKR from the coding sequence ATCGAAACGGACGGGTTCCGCGAGGAGTGCGGGGTCTTCGGGATCTACGGGCACCCCGACGCCGCCAACCTGACCTACCTCGGCCTCTACGCCCTCCAGCACAGGGGGCAGGAGGCGGGCGGGATCGCCGCCTGGAACGGGAAGCGGATCGTGTTCGAGAGAGGGATGGGCTACGTGGCCGACCTCTTCGACGAGGCCCGCCTCGCGCGTCTGCCGGGACGGTCGGCCGTGGGGCACGTCCGCTACTCGACGGCCGGCGGATCGCTCCTGGAGAACGCCCAGCCGATCGTCTACAACACGAACAAGGGGCCGCTGGCCATCGCCCACAACGGCAACCTCGTGAACGCCGACGAGCTGCGGGCCGAGCTGGAGGCGGAGGGGTCGATCTTCACGACGACCTCCGACACCGAGGTCCTCCTGCACCTGATGGCCCGCTCGAGGGCGGAGAGCCTCGTCGAGGCGCTCCGCGACACTCTGGCCCGCGTCCGGGGGGCGTACTCGATCGTCCTCCTCGCCGGGGAGAAGGTCCTCGCGGCGCGCGACCCGCAGGGCTTCCGGCCGCTCACGATCGGCCGCCTCGGCGACGCCTGGCTCGTCGCCTCCGAAACCTGCGCCTTCGACCTCCTCGACGCCGAGCCGCTGCGCGACGTCGAGCCGGGTGAGATCGTCATCCTCGACGCCGGCGGCGTCGCCTCCTCGTCCTTCGCGATGGGGCGGCGGACCGCGTTCTGCATCTTCGAGCACGTCTATTTCGCCCGCCCCGACTCGACCGTCTTCCACAGGTCGGTCGCCGAGTCGCGACGCGCGTTCGGGAGGCGGCTGGCGCGCGAGCACGCCGTCGCGGCGGACGTCGTCGTCCCCGTTCCCGACTCCGGGATCTTCGCCGCCCTCGGCTACGCGGAGGAGAGCGGCATCCCGTACGGCATGGGCCTCGTGAGGAACCACTACGTCGGACGGACCTTCATCGAGCCGAAGCAGTCGATCCGGAACTTCGGCGTCAAGGTCAAGCTGAATCCCGTCCGGTCGGTCGTCGGCGGAAAGCGGATCGTCCTCGTCGACGACTCCATCGTCCGTGGGACGACGTCGAAGAAGCTCGTCAGACTCCTGAAGTCGGCCGGGGCCACCGAGGTCCACATGCGGATCTCCTCTCCCCCGACGACGAACCCCTGCCACTACGGGATCGACACCCCCCAGCGCCGGGAGCTCATCGCGGCCACGAAGGAGCTCGAGGAGATCCAGGCCTTCATCGAGGCCGACTCGCTCGGGTACCTGTCGCTCGACGGGATGCTCCAGGCCTTCGGGAAGGGAGAGGGCGAGACGTGCGCCGCGTGCTTCTCGGGTCGCTACCCGGTCCCCTTCGTCGCGGCTCTGGAGCAGCAGCCGCTCTTCGGCGAGGACGACGTCCACGCGCCCGCGGGACGCGACGGGAAGCGCTGA
- a CDS encoding CoA-binding protein, translating into MTRPDPHPPEVFEQLRRRGPETRIAVVGASNDPAKYGNIIVRYLAAKGYTVLPVNPRQPEIAGIPAFPNLAAVPPPIHIVNVVTHPDVTMGVLEEASRLGLPAVWLQDGSYDEAVLEAAARAPFKTVHEACIMVASNFA; encoded by the coding sequence ATGACCCGACCCGACCCGCACCCGCCGGAGGTCTTCGAGCAGCTTCGCCGACGCGGCCCCGAGACCCGGATCGCCGTCGTCGGTGCGAGCAACGACCCTGCCAAGTACGGGAACATCATCGTGAGATACCTCGCGGCGAAGGGGTACACCGTCCTCCCGGTGAATCCGCGACAGCCCGAGATTGCCGGCATTCCCGCATTCCCGAACCTCGCGGCGGTCCCGCCGCCGATCCACATCGTGAACGTCGTCACCCATCCCGACGTCACGATGGGGGTCCTCGAGGAGGCCTCCCGGCTCGGCCTTCCCGCGGTCTGGCTCCAGGACGGGAGCTACGACGAGGCGGTCCTCGAGGCCGCCGCCCGGGCCCCGTTCAAGACGGTGCACGAGGCCTGCATCATGGTCGCGAGCAACTTCGCATGA